Proteins from one Halovivax limisalsi genomic window:
- a CDS encoding MFS transporter, translated as MNWQYRYSVLTLCMLAFFVTYFARLAISPVVPSIVAAFEITNALMGLALTGMWLAYGLAQFPSGILADKYGERVIILIAVGGTSVMSLALAVSPVYGVFVLALVGLGGVAGLHYTVATTLLSRTFDDFGTAIGIHSIGGPLAGLLAPVVAAWVGVRFGWRPAVAVTAAVGIPIFLLFWWRVRPTEPRRPDEPLRDAVRSNSLVELCARPSVAFPLLIAIAGTYAAQGLLSFFPTFLIAVREYTATEAGVAFSAFFVARVLGQSVLGRTSDTYGRDPSIAGSMLAGAVGLPLLVLGPGTIAIAAGVVLTGFGSSFFSAIDPRFIDALPDEQRGTGFGLVRTVYTVVGASGSVGVGLTADLFGWETAFGSLAIPFVASFLALTANRAFGFGY; from the coding sequence ATGAACTGGCAGTACCGGTACTCGGTTCTCACCCTGTGCATGCTGGCGTTCTTCGTCACCTACTTCGCCAGGTTGGCGATCAGTCCGGTCGTTCCGTCGATCGTCGCGGCGTTCGAGATCACGAACGCGCTGATGGGGTTGGCCCTGACGGGGATGTGGCTCGCCTACGGTCTCGCGCAGTTCCCGAGCGGAATTCTCGCCGATAAGTACGGTGAACGGGTCATTATCCTGATCGCCGTCGGGGGCACCTCGGTGATGAGCCTCGCGCTTGCGGTGTCCCCGGTCTACGGCGTCTTCGTCCTCGCGCTGGTCGGTCTCGGTGGCGTCGCCGGACTCCACTACACCGTCGCGACGACGCTGTTGTCCCGGACGTTTGACGATTTCGGGACGGCGATCGGTATCCACTCGATCGGCGGCCCGTTGGCGGGCCTGCTCGCGCCCGTCGTCGCAGCCTGGGTTGGCGTTCGGTTCGGCTGGCGGCCCGCGGTCGCGGTGACGGCGGCCGTCGGGATTCCGATCTTCCTGCTGTTCTGGTGGCGCGTCCGTCCGACGGAACCGAGGCGGCCGGACGAACCGTTGCGAGACGCCGTGCGATCGAACTCGCTCGTCGAACTCTGCGCTCGACCGTCGGTCGCTTTTCCGCTGCTCATCGCGATCGCCGGCACGTACGCCGCCCAGGGGCTGCTCTCGTTTTTCCCGACGTTCCTCATCGCCGTTCGGGAGTACACGGCCACCGAAGCCGGCGTCGCATTCTCAGCGTTCTTCGTCGCGAGGGTCCTCGGTCAGAGCGTTCTCGGACGGACCTCCGACACCTACGGACGGGATCCCTCGATCGCCGGTTCCATGCTGGCCGGCGCGGTCGGTTTGCCGTTGCTCGTACTGGGTCCGGGAACGATCGCGATTGCCGCCGGCGTCGTCTTGACCGGGTTCGGATCGAGTTTCTTTTCGGCGATCGATCCGCGGTTCATCGACGCGCTTCCCGACGAGCAACGGGGAACCGGATTCGGTCTCGTTCGAACGGTCTACACGGTCGTCGGGGCGTCTGGATCGGTCG
- a CDS encoding pyridoxal phosphate-dependent aminotransferase, with protein sequence MEYADRITRVEPSATLAISALASELEAEGADVVDLSVGEPDAPTPENVVEAGKDAMDAGHTGYTTSAGIPELREAIAEKLQADGLEHGPENVIVTPGAKQSLYEVTQTLIDDGDEVVLLDPAWVSYEAMVKLAGGSLVRVDLSPYDFALEPALPDLENVITDETDLAIVNSPANPTGAVYTDAALAGVRDLAVEHDVTVVADEIYGEITYDVEPTSLGSLSGMADRTVTVNGFSKAYSMTGWRLGYYAGPEELIAQSGKLHSHSVSCATNFVQHAGIEALQNTDEAVEEMVRTFEERRDLLLDLFADAGVDVPKPGGAFYLMLPVDSPDTEWCEGALEDAHVATVPGSAFGAPGYARLSYAASEERLREGIERLDDAGYL encoded by the coding sequence ATGGAGTACGCAGACCGCATCACGAGAGTCGAACCGTCCGCCACGCTCGCCATCTCCGCGCTCGCCTCGGAACTCGAGGCCGAGGGCGCCGACGTGGTCGACCTGAGCGTCGGCGAACCCGACGCCCCGACGCCCGAGAACGTCGTCGAAGCCGGCAAGGACGCCATGGACGCCGGCCACACCGGCTACACCACGTCTGCCGGCATCCCCGAACTTCGCGAGGCCATCGCCGAGAAACTGCAGGCAGACGGCCTCGAACACGGCCCGGAGAACGTGATCGTCACGCCCGGTGCCAAGCAATCACTGTACGAGGTTACCCAGACGTTGATCGACGATGGAGACGAAGTCGTCCTGCTCGACCCCGCCTGGGTCTCCTACGAAGCGATGGTGAAACTCGCGGGCGGTTCGCTCGTCCGCGTCGACCTCTCGCCGTACGACTTCGCGCTCGAGCCCGCCCTCCCCGACCTGGAGAACGTCATCACGGACGAGACCGACCTCGCGATCGTCAACTCGCCGGCGAACCCGACCGGCGCGGTCTACACCGACGCCGCGCTGGCGGGCGTTCGCGATCTCGCCGTCGAGCACGACGTCACCGTCGTCGCCGACGAGATCTACGGGGAGATCACCTACGACGTCGAGCCGACGAGTCTCGGCTCGCTTTCCGGCATGGCCGATCGGACGGTCACGGTCAACGGCTTCTCGAAGGCCTACTCGATGACCGGCTGGCGGCTGGGTTACTACGCCGGTCCCGAGGAGCTGATCGCGCAGTCGGGGAAACTCCACTCCCACTCCGTCTCGTGCGCGACGAACTTCGTCCAGCACGCCGGTATCGAGGCCCTGCAAAACACCGACGAGGCCGTCGAGGAGATGGTCCGGACGTTCGAAGAGCGTCGCGACCTCCTCCTGGACCTCTTTGCGGACGCGGGCGTCGACGTCCCGAAACCGGGGGGCGCGTTCTACCTGATGCTACCCGTCGACTCCCCGGACACCGAATGGTGTGAAGGCGCGCTCGAAGACGCCCACGTCGCGACGGTCCCAGGCAGCGCGTTCGGAGCGCCCGGGTACGCGCGCCTCTCCTACGCCGCGAGCGAGGAACGCCTCCGCGAGGGCATCGAGCGACTCGACGACGCGGGCTACCTCTGA
- the ribH gene encoding 6,7-dimethyl-8-ribityllumazine synthase, translated as MPTLGLVVAQFNRSVTGEMEDLAREAADEAGAEVATVVSVPGVYDAPLAADRLARRAAIDAVVVIGAVVTGDTDHDQVITDATAQRLSDVSLERDTPVTLGVTGPGMSGAEARERVANARKAVESALSLLEELPAA; from the coding sequence ATGCCCACGCTCGGACTCGTGGTCGCACAGTTCAACCGGTCGGTCACCGGCGAGATGGAGGACCTCGCCCGCGAAGCGGCCGACGAGGCCGGCGCGGAGGTGGCGACCGTGGTCTCGGTGCCCGGCGTGTACGACGCCCCGCTCGCGGCCGACCGCCTCGCCCGGCGGGCGGCAATCGACGCAGTCGTCGTGATCGGCGCGGTCGTCACGGGCGACACCGACCACGACCAGGTGATCACCGACGCGACCGCCCAGCGCCTGTCCGACGTGAGCCTCGAGCGCGACACGCCGGTCACACTCGGCGTGACGGGCCCCGGCATGTCCGGCGCGGAGGCCCGCGAGCGCGTCGCGAACGCCCGCAAAGCCGTCGAGAGCGCCCTCTCGCTGCTCGAGGAGCTACCGGCCGCCTGA
- a CDS encoding proline iminopeptidase-family hydrolase, with protein MTDYPNYFDTHDHGEGHFDVEDYELYYRRFGSGDDVLVGVHGGPGMPHDYLAPLARHAGDELTVYLYDQFGVGRSDDPAPGDFDRYTVEHYRDELEAVRRAIDPDGSFALYGQSWGGMLAQEYVLEYGRHVDGLVLANTLADTRSAYESMRRVVEELPAEERATIERTEARRAYDAPEYAAALDGAYREHVCRTEEYPRPVASTFDRINLDVYGLMWGPNEYVLLETARLRDWDVRDRLSEVDVSTLVLSGEYDEISPAIARGIADRIPDARLHVFDDSSHMPFWEQPDAHYEVVESFLADTAT; from the coding sequence ATGACAGATTACCCAAACTACTTCGACACCCACGACCACGGCGAGGGGCACTTCGACGTCGAGGACTACGAACTCTACTACCGACGCTTCGGTTCGGGAGACGACGTCCTCGTCGGCGTCCACGGCGGCCCTGGTATGCCTCACGACTACCTCGCGCCGCTCGCCCGCCACGCCGGCGACGAGCTGACGGTCTACCTCTACGATCAGTTCGGCGTCGGTCGTTCGGACGACCCCGCGCCCGGTGATTTCGACCGCTACACCGTCGAGCACTACCGCGACGAACTCGAGGCCGTGCGCCGGGCGATCGACCCCGACGGTTCGTTCGCTCTCTACGGCCAGTCCTGGGGCGGTATGCTCGCCCAAGAGTACGTCCTCGAATACGGTCGACACGTCGACGGACTCGTGCTCGCGAACACCCTCGCCGACACCCGGAGCGCCTACGAGTCGATGCGGCGTGTCGTCGAGGAACTGCCGGCGGAGGAACGCGCCACGATCGAGCGCACGGAAGCCCGGCGAGCCTACGACGCGCCCGAATATGCAGCCGCGCTGGACGGCGCCTACCGCGAACACGTCTGTCGGACCGAAGAATACCCGCGTCCGGTCGCCTCCACGTTCGACCGGATCAATCTCGACGTCTACGGCCTGATGTGGGGCCCCAACGAGTACGTCCTCCTCGAGACCGCGCGCCTTCGCGACTGGGACGTCCGCGATCGACTGAGTGAGGTCGACGTCTCGACCCTCGTGTTGTCGGGCGAATACGACGAAATTTCGCCAGCCATCGCACGGGGCATCGCCGACCGCATCCCGGACGCTCGTCTCCACGTGTTCGACGACAGCAGCCACATGCCCTTCTGGGAACAGCCCGACGCGCACTACGAAGTCGTCGAATCCTTCCTTGCGGACACCGCCACGTAG
- a CDS encoding sodium/proline symporter — protein sequence MVESSTITFALYLLVVFGIGIFGYLATNTFEDFALGGRGMKDWVVGLSAQASDMSIWLLIGLPATAYAMGLSAIWIGMGVIAGTAFNWFFLSKRMRRYSGHLESVTVLDFLEKRVRDDLGIIKLVGSVSLVLFYTISTSGEFIGSGKILNAVFGYDFFTGVLIGGVLVLVYTLVGGFIAVSYTDVLQALIMIVAVVLLPVVAFVGIGSVAGGLTELQQVSGASPGLLGGSSGVLAIIGFFAGTIGIGFGYPGQPHITVRYMSIDDHRNLRRASLIGMVWVIFATYGAIFLGWAAGAYLGGVENTDQVMPLLADELLPGWLVGILMAGAIAGMMSTSDSKFLVATNAVSYNLYKRFVNEDASDRTVLWVSRIVMAAIVVAAIALARPSGVVFTVILGGWAGIGASFGPLLIASLYWKRLNKWGAYAGMIVGMATVAIWLFFDIGIVYELIPGFLFSSVAIVAVSLLTAEPPETVQREFEDATGASGLRVEDAGDTGVPGDD from the coding sequence ATGGTCGAATCATCGACCATCACGTTCGCCCTCTACCTCCTGGTCGTCTTCGGCATCGGCATCTTCGGCTATCTGGCAACCAATACGTTCGAGGACTTCGCGCTCGGCGGCCGCGGCATGAAAGACTGGGTCGTCGGCCTCAGCGCCCAGGCGTCCGACATGAGCATCTGGCTTCTCATCGGACTGCCGGCGACGGCTTACGCGATGGGCCTGTCGGCCATCTGGATCGGCATGGGTGTCATCGCGGGAACCGCCTTCAACTGGTTCTTCCTCAGCAAACGGATGCGCCGCTACAGCGGTCACCTCGAAAGCGTGACCGTCCTCGACTTCCTCGAGAAACGGGTCCGCGACGACCTCGGCATCATCAAACTCGTCGGCTCCGTCTCCCTCGTACTGTTCTACACGATCTCTACGTCCGGCGAATTCATCGGCTCGGGGAAAATTTTAAACGCCGTCTTCGGGTACGACTTCTTCACCGGCGTCCTCATCGGCGGCGTCCTCGTCCTCGTCTACACGCTCGTCGGCGGGTTCATCGCCGTCTCGTACACCGACGTCCTCCAGGCCCTGATCATGATCGTCGCCGTCGTCCTGCTCCCCGTCGTGGCATTCGTCGGCATCGGTAGCGTTGCCGGTGGCCTGACCGAACTCCAGCAAGTCTCGGGTGCCTCCCCCGGCCTGTTGGGCGGGAGTTCTGGCGTGCTGGCGATTATCGGGTTCTTCGCCGGCACGATCGGCATCGGATTCGGCTATCCCGGCCAACCCCACATCACGGTCCGGTACATGAGTATCGACGACCACCGGAATCTCCGCCGCGCATCCCTCATCGGAATGGTCTGGGTCATCTTCGCGACGTACGGCGCCATCTTCCTGGGCTGGGCGGCCGGCGCGTACCTCGGTGGCGTCGAAAACACCGATCAGGTGATGCCGCTGCTGGCCGACGAACTGCTGCCCGGGTGGCTCGTCGGCATCCTCATGGCGGGCGCGATCGCCGGGATGATGTCGACGAGCGACTCGAAATTCCTCGTCGCGACCAACGCGGTCTCCTACAATCTCTACAAGCGATTCGTCAACGAGGATGCCAGCGACCGGACGGTGTTGTGGGTGTCACGGATCGTGATGGCCGCGATCGTCGTCGCCGCTATCGCGCTCGCCCGGCCCTCCGGCGTGGTCTTTACGGTGATCCTCGGCGGCTGGGCCGGCATCGGCGCTTCGTTCGGCCCACTGCTGATCGCCTCACTGTACTGGAAACGGCTCAACAAGTGGGGCGCGTACGCCGGCATGATCGTCGGCATGGCTACGGTCGCCATCTGGCTGTTCTTCGACATCGGAATCGTCTACGAACTCATCCCCGGGTTCCTCTTCTCGAGCGTTGCCATCGTCGCCGTCAGTCTCCTGACTGCGGAACCACCGGAGACCGTCCAGCGGGAGTTCGAGGACGCCACTGGAGCGTCCGGCCTCCGCGTCGAGGATGCCGGGGACACCGGCGTCCCTGGGGACGACTGA